A portion of the Simkania negevensis Z genome contains these proteins:
- the lpxK gene encoding tetraacyldisaccharide 4'-kinase, with protein MTVQLESYITDHIEGRRKSSLVRGVLHGLSKLFKFGVTLRNFAFDYHLIKESKVDIPVISIGNIIAGGTGKTALIQKLGKDLSRNKRVSVLLRGYRSEIEKVGGSLHLIDRSRITPNVCGDEAYLLWKTLPELKLFIGKDRRLNAQRAAYHEAELVLLDDGMQYRRLHRDLEIVMLHADDLYGKGFYLPRGYLRDSPKRLKEADFVIINHVRDQDHFEELKKDVEQQTSASLIGMQMVPETIEGKNREIWDEVQGMRAAVFCGLGKPKSFFKTIEKMGIEIAETLILPDHIPPTRRQLIDLAILAEEKGCEILLCSEKDWVKLPEPLKLSLPIAYVKASLQVVAQPENYDELLKKILTLTQGTSS; from the coding sequence ATGACGGTTCAACTCGAATCTTATATCACCGACCATATTGAAGGGCGGAGAAAGTCTTCCCTTGTGCGAGGTGTTTTGCATGGATTGAGTAAACTTTTCAAGTTTGGAGTGACCCTCCGAAACTTTGCCTTTGACTATCATCTGATTAAAGAGTCAAAAGTTGACATCCCAGTGATCAGTATTGGGAACATCATAGCCGGAGGAACAGGAAAAACCGCGCTCATTCAAAAGCTTGGAAAAGACCTTTCCCGAAATAAACGGGTATCTGTTTTGCTCCGTGGATATCGCTCTGAAATCGAAAAAGTCGGAGGAAGCCTCCATCTAATCGACCGGTCTCGTATCACTCCAAATGTATGTGGCGATGAGGCCTACTTGCTTTGGAAAACTCTCCCTGAACTCAAATTGTTTATAGGAAAAGATCGACGTCTCAATGCTCAAAGGGCGGCATACCATGAGGCGGAGCTAGTATTACTTGATGATGGGATGCAATACCGCCGTCTCCATCGTGATCTTGAAATTGTCATGCTCCATGCTGACGATCTCTATGGTAAAGGGTTTTATCTACCACGTGGCTATTTACGAGATTCACCCAAACGACTAAAAGAAGCCGACTTTGTCATCATCAATCATGTTAGAGATCAAGACCATTTTGAAGAGCTTAAGAAAGACGTTGAACAACAAACATCAGCATCCTTAATCGGAATGCAGATGGTTCCTGAAACTATTGAAGGGAAAAATAGAGAAATTTGGGACGAAGTGCAAGGTATGAGGGCTGCAGTTTTTTGCGGGCTTGGAAAACCGAAATCTTTCTTCAAAACCATTGAAAAGATGGGGATTGAAATTGCCGAAACACTCATTCTTCCCGATCATATTCCTCCTACGAGGCGCCAACTTATTGATCTTGCTATTTTGGCAGAAGAAAAGGGTTGTGAGATCCTCTTATGTTCAGAAAAAGATTGGGTGAAACTTCCCGAACCCCTGAAACTTTCTCTCCCGATTGCTTACGTGAAAGCGTCACTGCAAGTTGTAGCGCAACCTGAAAACTACGACGAGCTGCTTAAGAAAATTCTAACTCTAACCCAAGGAACATCCTCATGA
- a CDS encoding D-sedoheptulose-7-phosphate isomerase has product MTMREPIKKSVKEAIQAIQTLASEEGLEFLEKLSWMIIDTYRQGGKLLIAGNGGSLCDAMHFAEEMTGFFRAKRQALPAIALSDPGHMSCVANDLSFDDVFARGVQAHGKKGDLFIALTTSGNSENLFRAVKASQKRGLKTVAFLGKTGGKMKGLCDLEWIVSGFKYSDRIQEAHMAAIHIIIEMVEAELMQHAEEIDLEPAGAH; this is encoded by the coding sequence ATGACAATGCGCGAACCGATCAAGAAGTCTGTTAAAGAAGCAATACAAGCTATTCAGACCTTAGCTTCTGAAGAAGGCCTGGAGTTTCTTGAAAAGCTTTCATGGATGATTATCGATACCTATCGGCAAGGTGGCAAGCTTCTTATTGCTGGCAATGGAGGAAGCTTGTGTGATGCCATGCACTTTGCCGAGGAAATGACCGGGTTTTTTAGGGCAAAAAGGCAAGCTTTGCCTGCCATTGCCCTTTCTGATCCTGGACATATGAGTTGTGTTGCCAACGACCTGTCCTTTGATGATGTCTTTGCTAGAGGAGTTCAAGCCCATGGAAAAAAGGGTGATCTCTTTATTGCTCTCACCACGAGTGGAAATTCTGAGAATCTTTTTCGAGCAGTAAAAGCAAGTCAAAAAAGGGGACTCAAAACGGTTGCATTTCTGGGGAAAACAGGGGGTAAGATGAAAGGCCTTTGTGACTTAGAATGGATCGTTTCTGGATTTAAATATTCCGACCGCATTCAAGAAGCACACATGGCTGCGATTCATATCATAATTGAAATGGTTGAAGCAGAACTTATGCAACATGCTGAAGAAATTGATCTCGAACCAGCTGGAGCCCATTAA
- a CDS encoding dicarboxylate/amino acid:cation symporter has protein sequence MKPWIKILVGLVLGIIAGLVLGHQVDFLERIGKAFIDLLKMLVGLIVFSSLVTGMCHISDPKKLGRIGTRTILFYAGTTILAIVFGLAMVFLMKPGTGLSLPLPPQSGGAMQGLGIMDFLFAIVPSNPFAAFAEGNVLQIIVFAIFFAFAITLSGEKGKVVLNFFESVSEVMYSLTHFIMKLAPYGVFALIATAVGSVGIKVILPLLKFLLCNYIACILQIVLVFALSLKYLAKLKVGPFFKGMKDAIVLAFTTSSSSATLPVSLECARYHLGISPDISGFVLSLGSTINMNGAAIGQAISAIFIAQAYGIAITWVKVAILIFVSLVSAIGAAGIPGTGIVMLSVVLNAMGLPLEGIALVAGVDRLREMVSSVVNILGDAVAAVFIAKQENQIDEKQYHAVTWL, from the coding sequence ATGAAACCGTGGATTAAGATTCTTGTCGGTCTTGTGCTCGGGATCATTGCAGGGCTTGTTTTAGGACATCAAGTGGATTTCCTCGAGAGAATTGGAAAAGCCTTTATTGATCTTCTCAAGATGCTCGTTGGGCTGATTGTTTTTTCCTCGCTTGTAACAGGAATGTGTCACATCAGCGATCCTAAAAAATTGGGGCGCATTGGAACGCGCACTATTTTATTTTATGCAGGAACGACGATTCTTGCCATTGTATTTGGGCTTGCGATGGTCTTTCTGATGAAACCGGGGACGGGACTAAGCCTTCCTCTTCCTCCACAATCCGGGGGGGCCATGCAAGGCCTTGGGATCATGGATTTTTTATTTGCGATTGTTCCTTCGAACCCCTTTGCAGCATTTGCAGAAGGGAATGTTTTACAGATCATTGTCTTTGCGATCTTTTTTGCTTTTGCGATCACCCTTTCAGGAGAGAAAGGAAAAGTTGTTTTAAATTTTTTCGAGTCAGTCAGTGAAGTGATGTACTCGCTCACACACTTTATCATGAAACTTGCACCCTATGGAGTCTTTGCCCTCATTGCCACAGCAGTCGGATCTGTAGGAATTAAAGTGATTTTACCCCTCCTCAAGTTTTTGCTTTGTAACTATATCGCTTGCATCCTCCAGATTGTCCTTGTGTTTGCACTTTCCTTGAAGTATTTGGCAAAGCTGAAAGTGGGTCCATTTTTTAAAGGGATGAAAGATGCGATTGTCCTAGCCTTTACAACTAGTAGTAGCTCTGCAACCCTTCCAGTCTCTCTTGAGTGCGCCCGCTATCATCTTGGAATTTCTCCTGACATCTCAGGATTTGTCCTATCTCTTGGTTCAACGATCAACATGAATGGGGCAGCGATTGGGCAAGCCATATCAGCGATTTTTATTGCCCAAGCTTACGGAATTGCCATCACATGGGTGAAAGTTGCGATCCTCATTTTTGTCTCTCTCGTCTCAGCAATTGGAGCGGCAGGAATACCTGGAACAGGAATTGTGATGCTTTCTGTTGTGCTTAACGCAATGGGATTGCCTCTTGAAGGAATCGCCCTTGTTGCTGGCGTAGATCGTTTAAGAGAAATGGTTTCTTCAGTTGTCAATATCTTAGGAGATGCTGTTGCAGCTGTCTTTATTGCCAAACAAGAAAATCAAATTGATGAGAAACAGTACCATGCTGTGACGTGGTTGTAA